TGCTTCTGCTGGATATTATGAATTGGGTACATTCACAGCATCTGCTAGGGCAAACTATGCTTTCACTATTACAGTTTTGGTGGGACCACagtattttctgcctgttttgcaGAGATAACCAGGCAACAGTCACTTGCTTCAGCAGAAACTACCAAATGagatataaaatatgcatatatttcaTCCTCTCTCTACTCTTGCAAGTCCCTTGTGCTGAATTTGCTTTTCCAAatttgtcttggatttttttgccctgtttttatttttcctccactgTAAATGATAAATGAATTTGTAAACCAGCTGGCCTGCAATACTGCATTCTCATTTATAAAATATACGAACACGTTGAAGGTCtaaactgcatattttttttttctctaggaaagGAGAGTGCTTAGTACCTTTTAAATTGGGTGTATGTATGCTCAGGTTCATAGACATGAGGCATATGATGTTCCTGTATCCCAGCTAAAGACCTTCTAGGATATGGTGCCTAAAAAGGCAGAGAACAACCATTTGGTGATGGGCACTGACATGATATGAAGTGATAAATGGTCAGTGTTGTCCAGActtgaaaaatcagcatttaaaacagattttccaaGTTTGGCTCTGCCTGGCTTATAGCATAATCTACCTGTCTTGATGGCAACAGTAGCTGCGGCACAGTTGTAGAACAGGAGGGGAGGGTGGCTTCAGCCTGTACGCTCTGTGTCCCCTGTTGATTTGTCATGTCCTTTGGCCTGAACTGTTGAAGGAACTTCTGGGAACTGAGACTCTCAGGCTGCCTTTGGCAATGCTTACAGAGCCCAAGGAAAGGGCTGAGAGAAGAAGTAGGGCTACTGCTTTACATGCTTGAATTTGTAACATCCAGGAAGTCTGATCCAAAGGCTTTGTGCTGAACTTGAGTACTGAAGCTATGAAGTTAAGTCACTCTTgagacaaatacatatttttaatacttaCAGTTGAGTCCTCCTTTGTCTTCATTTGGTTGGACATCTGTTGAAACAAATGCACTATTTTAAGCATGTAGGACAGATAAGTATAGTCTTTAGCCAAACAGGACTAATATTAAGCAACATCCACCAAAGTTGAAGGTTCAATGTGCTAAATGCTCTTTGGCTAGCAAAATGCAGTCTGTACTCTATTTGCTTACAATCTAGGTCACCATTTCAGCAAGGATAGATTTTGGGCTTGAAGCAACAGCCCTGCTCCATGTTTTGGGACAGAATCCTGCACCACTCTTGGGTTGTTTCTGAAGAAAGGACATGGCTCctagcacagctgctgcagatgCTGGGCAAGATCACTACCCTGCTTTCTCCTGGTCTTTTCTGAAGCACCTGGGCTTGCTAGCCATGAGGAAGAGGGCCTGGACTGAAAATGTGGTTTGTCCTTGTCCATGAAAAGTGTGGTTGCCCCTGCTCCATTTTCTTAGATGTTCACTTTTGTATACCTGAAAAGTTGGCTTATAGAAGTACTCAGATACATCAGCAGACTGAGTCTGGTTCACAAGATGCCTTTTAGAGCCTCCTTTTGTTCTGTCTTGCCAAGCACTGAAGAGTCCTGTGTGTGGGCAAATGCAGCGATACAAGGGTACGCATGTATAATGTGGAGTGACAGTGAGACATGCTTTATTTCTAACTTGTGGAAAGCTGCTGGATCCCAGTGGGATCTTGAACCCTTAATTACCCAGCCAGTGATTCTAAAGCTCTCAGGATTGATTTATCCTCTGACTTCTGCTTTGGATTGTGCTAAGCAGAGACAGCTACTGACCCCAGTCCTGTTCCACAGAGGAGCATCCCCTCCAGTTGTCCAGAAACAGCCTGCAGGGATCACAGCTCAGAAACTATGGCCTGAACAGGCACAAAGTCTGAGTTGCTCTCACAACCAGCAGTTAACTCCTCTGAGGCTCAGATGCATTAGCAGAAAACCATAAAGAATAACATGTTCTGGGGCACTATATGTCCTCCCCAGGGAACCCCAGGATTTTGATAACAGCATGATTTCCTGCTGTTGAGTGCAGAGAATTTACTCGTACCTTCTACCAATGCGTTGGATgacatatgaaatattttggcaaatgaaaaacaattcttCAGATTGGGTCATGCAAATGAAGGGCCTCATTACCTGTGTAGGACACTAGTTTAGAAGATCTCCGTCTCCACAGCCAGCAGGTTAAAACAGCTAGAAGACCTATCAGGATGACAATGGAAACGATGCCAGCTGCTTGAGCACCTCGtccattttttttcaggtttttgtgaCTTTCTGTGCTAGAACCATCGCTTTGCTTCTGCTGTGTGtctagaataaaatagaaaaaggatGTAATAAGGTataaattttcacatttcataCCAGGCAAATATTTGACCACATTTTATACGCgcaaaaaaattctgaaggaCTAAATATTTGTGCTATTCATATCACTGTGATTCTGGTGGTATTTCTTCTGAGCAAGGCACGTCTCCAGCTTACACTGTCTAATAATACAATGCTGGTTTATTCCTCCCTGTCGTCATACTGCCTGCATCcgtctttcttcctttttgttctttcctgccAGCCTTGGGAGACTGTATGTTTGAGCTTGTATCTAGACTCAGTTGAAAATAAATCTATACAGAATCTATAATGTAAATCTGATGGTATTCAGAAAAGTGGGTGAAAACCTGTTTCCCTGAAGTGAGTGACTAATTTCCACTGATTGCTGCAAACTGAAGGTTTCAAATCACATCTCTTACTCTTTCAAGTGTGGTAGTGCTTTtagaaaccaacaaaaaataaGATGATGAAGGTCTTTTCCCCCTGAATACAACATGACCGAATGCCATTAGGAAACTAATGACAAGGTTACttagatttcttttaatttgggaTAACAGCAAGGGTATGCTATCATACAAACATGCTACTGTGCAATTTTTCCTTGCGCACAGTTTTTGTTCCTGGAAATAGTTTAATCTATATCCCCTGGCTATGTTTGTGGGATCGGAGTTGTTAAGTCCAGAGTACGTGATTCCTTGGTGTGTTCAGGTAGACTAACTGTGGGTATCCAGCTACAGTTATGCAAACAATCGAACCTCCTTGCACCAGGGTGCAGAAACCCCGAGAGAAAGGTGTGGTGGGAGGCAGGaccaggaaggacaggcaggacaTAAGCTCTCCCACTCCAGATAGCTGCTCTACACAGCTGTTTGGAAATCATGAAATTCACTATTGCTACTATAGCTATAACGTTTttatagcttttttaaaatagctttctgttTTTGTGAAGAGTTGAGTGGCTAAATACTTGTTTTTACTATTGATTACTCGTATCAGCAATAAATAGCTTCTTATACTTGTTGCTATTAGGTGTATTGTTCTACTAGGCTAATATTACCCGTTTGCTACAGGCCTGCTTTAAGTAGTGCACTGTGTTAAACTGAGTTTTGGAGACTGAAAGCAGAACTTCGAAACTAGGCAGAGTAAAAAGCAAATATGAGTGCTGCAAAGCAGTCAGGTAGGGTTCAGGAATTTGTGGATCTACTGTATGGTGTCCCCTGAAAAATAACCTGACTTCCCAAGTCATTGTGTTCCTAAGGAACCGAATGGTAAAGCCCAGTGACTGCCTTGGACACAAGAACTTCTCAGTGCTGTTGACATAACATGCTTGATGGGGTATGTGCTTCAGTGTGGAAGAAGTCAGAAGTAAACATGAAGTCCACGGCTAAGCATAACTAgcttaaaacaaaaactgcacTCTTCTTGGCACTTTTGGGAACTACTGAAATAATGTGTACCCCTCGTTAATGCATATctacagacagacacacactgGTTGATATATCTGCTATCTAGAAAACATGAAGTATCATGAAGGGACTTACAGTTGGCTGACAGATTTTCccgcagtattttattttctacagagCACTCTATTTGCATGTTAGAAGTGGCTTTAACCTTCAGCGTGCTAAAAACGCTGTAAGTGCCATCGGCGTGGGGGGTGATCTTTAGCTCTGATGGAGGCAGGTGGCTGTTGTCTGTTTTATTTATCCAATAAACATTGGGCTCTGGGTATCCATTGCCGGACCTGCAGCTGAAAGTCACCTCCTCTCCAGTGCTGTCGCTGTTTCTTATCGGTCCACTGAGTATTGGTTGGCTATAACTAGctggagaacaagagaaaaagaaatagtcatCAACACGTTGAAACGTACTGAAAAGACAAGATTTTGATGTGGGTTCTGAAGCAGAAGTTCTGGGTTTCGCACGACCCTCATGACTTGAAAGGGAAACACCTGCAGGTTTGGTATGTAAGCCAGAGAGCGGAGAGAATTACTGGAAGGGCAGAAGGCTGAAGCCAAACCCAAAGGAAGAAAGCAACTTCTTAAGCCGCTGTCACGCAGTCATGTGCAAGAACCCTTATATTAATGAAAAccaagatgaagaaaaaacacCACACTGGATAAATCAGCTGTTACAGGTGTTCTCCCAGTTTTAGATTCCCTATCTGTAACATTTAAATTAAGCAGACTTCAGTGAAGAGCTGAAGTATGTTTCAAAGTTAAGGGTACGCTTAAATGTAATATTGAAATGGCACGAACTTGAAAAGCTGGAATGAGAATTTGGGCAAATATGTGTAAGTGATACAAGTTCTTACCTGCTAAACTGAGAACCACTTCTGCCTGGTGAATCACTTTGGTATATTCAGTTTTCTGCAGTACTACACATTTGTACGTACGTTCATCGCTCTGGCTGACGTTTAGTAGTAGCAGAGAAAAATCGCCATTTTCCAATCTATCCCAGAATAACTGAGTCCTGTTTTTAAAGTGAATACACTGTTCACTTTCGTTGTCTTGACCAGAGATCAGTGCATGTACAACTGAACACTCTTCTTGATCATCAGCTATTTGCCAATATACTCGTAGATTTTTTAAGTGCAATTCTCTTCCTCGATAAATGCAACTCAGTGTAGCGTTGTCTCCAAGTTTACTGACGATGATCTTCTCCTCCAGTGCCATAACTACaagattaaaagagagagagaaaaaagggaggtTATGTggcaaaaatgtaattctttttgAGTATATTCTACCACATGTGGACTCCAGTATTAGTATTTATAACAGCCAGGTGAGTGTGCTCACTTCATAGTCATTCCTACCTCCTGACTTGCCGGTGGCTAATTCTCTCTGTGTCTGTTTGTCTGTACATTTTCCAAAGGGACCTTTTACAATAAAAAGCcttctgcttatttctttctctgaggaCAACTGGTCTAAGCGTTCCCAGCCCCATGGATACCTGCATGTTTCACTTCGCATACTGACTGGGACTGACTGCAGAGACATATTCAAGTCCTAATGCTTTaataatcacttttttaaaattaagaaaaatggtaAATCACCTGGTAAAACACCAGGTAAATCACAAGATGTGGAAACACTGACAAGAAAGAGTGCTAGCATTATTTTGAGACCCCCAAAAATTAAAAAggggagtgtcctggtttcagctgggacagagttagttttcttcctagtagctggtatggtgctgtgttttggatttagtatgagaataatgttgataacacactgatgctttagttgttgctaagtagtgcttacactggtcaaggacttttcagcttcccatgccctgccagcaagaagctgggagggggcacagccaggacagctggcccaagctggccaaagggctattccataccatatggcgtcatgctcagtatagaaactggggagagttggccggggggcagcgattgctgctcgggaactggctgggcatcggtcagcgggtggtgagcggttgcagttggtgggtggtgagcagttgggtttttttccttgggttttgttcctctctctctctcttgttattttccttttcattgcaatttattagtagtattattttatttcaattattcaattattttatttcagttatttcaattaaactgttcttatctcaacccacgagttttcttacttttgctcttcagattctctcccccatcccactgggggggcagggtgagtgagtggctgacaggggctaaaccatgacagggagTAAAAACAGTGTTTCTCAAAGTGGGCATGTCATAGCAATGACATTTTATTGCTACCATCGGTGTCAACCTCTCAACAAATATACCCAGCTGGCAAACCAGCATGCCCAGATACCTCCAGTGACACATTCATTAGACATTTACAACCTCTCACAGCCACTTGAGGTAGGCCAGCACAGCATCTGGCTTTCAGGGCACTTTTCCTGGCCTCCGGACATGAGAAAGGCAACCTCTCCTCCTGCTGAGCAATGAGAAGGCGTGAGCTGGCGGACGAGCGATGCAGAAGGTGCAGATCAGCTACCCTGAGAGGACCGGGGCGGCTCTGactgcagcctccctgctgggAGGGATGCATCACCTCTCCTCCACACCAGCAGCCGAAACCTCTCTGGTGCAACCGGTTGCTGAGACCAAAGCAGTGTGCACGTTGTAAATGTCAGaatggggggttggggggggggggtgtcaggcaTGGGGTTGGCTGGGAGAGATTACAGCTGGGTGAAGGGATTATGCAGGTGGGTGAATTAGGGAAAGAGAGATGACAAGAGTGAGGGTTTGGAAATGTGGAAACAGCGCAtggtgaggtgggagggaggcagcaaTATTAAAGGGGGACATGTCTTTGTGTTGGTGCACTGGACTCAGAAATAGCTCATCTACATGCCTGAGCTGGGCACCCTGGCTTAAAAATACCTCTGAAGCAAACGCAGTACTtgcagggaggaaggcagcatgTTCTCCAGGCCCTTATCCTCTGCTGGGTGAACAAGAAGTAACGGGCTTGAACTGCAACaaggatgctgcagcccagaatTTGGGAAACCCCTCCTAGCAGGAGGCAAAGTGATGCTCTAGAAAGCATTGCCTGGGAAGATAGGGGCACCTCCATCGCTGGCATTATTTAGGAACAGGCCAGCTGGCATCTCTTGAAACTGAATCTAGTACAGTTTGTCCTGATTACGGGGCCTGGGACTTTCCTTGAGGACTTTGTTGAGGTCCTTCTCAGTGATTAagcaagaagagaggagaggCAACTCTGAAAACATTTAAGTATCACCAAGTGATGTCCTTTAAccttacttttgttttaaaagggatTTTTGGAACTGTAGTAAAACACTTGCTAATATTGGGTACTTGATAGAGTGATGTATAATTCTAGTCATAATAcaagcatggactttatccaggCATGTTAGATCTGCTTATCAACAGACCTTACTACCCCACTTCTAAGGCCTTTTGTTGGCAGAGATAAATATGCAGGAATGTCTGTAAAGCAAGCAGAGCAATCTATGCAAGAGCATCCATAAGGTCCTTTGCTATTCTCTGTACTGAAACTGATAGaaactaattttttcttctttccctgatgCATGTCACACTGAGGAATTCTTAAGTGTCTTGCTGAAAACATGCAGATGTTTATATTGTACATATTACAAATACTCTGTGTATTTGGCCAAACACATTAAGGGAGGGCAGCTTCGTTTTTAACTGAAGTGTTCTGAACTTACCAGCTCTCAGGATATGAAGGAGCAGTAACAGAAATccatagctaaaataaaaaagcaaacaagagtaTTACATGATAGACTTTAGCATCTCTGTTGTTTACGTAACCAATAAACCTAATATTGATTGTTTCAGTATAGTAGCAGAAGTGAGTAAATTAGGTACTGCTGCTACGTAATGTCCCattaagtatttgcatttttgacAGCTGCAAAACTTCTGCTCAAACGACATAACTCTGTGGGTGGGTGGCCAAGGCCACGAATAGCAGTAAACCGCACTAATATTGGAATCGGAGCAGAAGGCATGAAGCTGGTGTTGTGCCTGTCTTTCTTGTGAAAAATGAACCATATAGACTTACTGGACAAATAGGCCCTGCAGGATATCTGATCACTGGGACGCAGCATGGCTGCACAGGCCTAAATCTAGGTCAAAGCCCTGCATCCCACCATTTTGCTGAAACTCAATGAGTTATGGTTTTATCCGGTTAAAGGACAACAAGCAGCTGACCATGCTGCCCACTGTTTTGTGCACTCAGTAAAAATGTGTAAACAGGAAACGTGCTGATAGCAGGGAGCTGTGCAAAGGTTTTGCTGGAAAGAATTCGGTGTGTTTGATTACTCCGGAGGGGCAAATCTAAGCAGGAGTTTCCCAAGGGAGTTACTCCCGCTGGATGGCATAGGAAAACCCAGTT
The genomic region above belongs to Mycteria americana isolate JAX WOST 10 ecotype Jacksonville Zoo and Gardens chromosome 1, USCA_MyAme_1.0, whole genome shotgun sequence and contains:
- the ICOSLG gene encoding ICOS ligand isoform X2 — protein: MEPRGYGFLLLLLHILRAVMALEEKIIVSKLGDNATLSCIYRGRELHLKNLRVYWQIADDQEECSVVHALISGQDNESEQCIHFKNRTQLFWDRLENGDFSLLLLNVSQSDERTYKCVVLQKTEYTKVIHQAEVVLSLAASYSQPILSGPIRNSDSTGEEVTFSCRSGNGYPEPNVYWINKTDNSHLPPSELKITPHADGTYSVFSTLKVKATSNMQIECSVENKILRENLSANYTQQKQSDGSSTESHKNLKKNGRGAQAAGIVSIVILIGLLAVLTCWLWRRRSSKLVSYTDVQPNEDKGGLNW
- the ICOSLG gene encoding ICOS ligand isoform X1; this encodes MEPRGYGFLLLLLHILRAVMALEEKIIVSKLGDNATLSCIYRGRELHLKNLRVYWQIADDQEECSVVHALISGQDNESEQCIHFKNRTQLFWDRLENGDFSLLLLNVSQSDERTYKCVVLQKTEYTKVIHQAEVVLSLAASYSQPILSGPIRNSDSTGEEVTFSCRSGNGYPEPNVYWINKTDNSHLPPSELKITPHADGTYSVFSTLKVKATSNMQIECSVENKILRENLSANYTQQKQSDGSSTESHKNLKKNGRGAQAAGIVSIVILIGLLAVLTCWLWRRRSSKLVSYTDVQPNEDKGGLNSPV